One genomic window of Oncorhynchus kisutch isolate 150728-3 linkage group LG24, Okis_V2, whole genome shotgun sequence includes the following:
- the LOC116356975 gene encoding collagen alpha-2(I) chain-like — protein sequence MGLPITAGCDTAWNRTRVCSDASSTAMQCLRPLRHSGALVLFMKTREFPTGPGQKGIVSPTGPGQKGIVFPTGLGQKGIIFPTGPGQKGIVFPTGPGQKGIVFPTGPGQKSIVFPTGPGQKSIVFPTGPGQKGIVFPTGPGQKGIVFPTGPGQKGIVYPTGPGQKGIVYPTGPGQKGIVYPTGPGQKGIVFPTGPGQKGIVFPTGPGQKGILFPTGPGQKGIVFLTGPGQKGIVFPTGPGQKSIVFPTGPGQKGIVFPTGPGQKGIVYPTGPGQKGIVYPTGPGQKGIVYPTGPGQKGIVFPTGPGQKGIVFPTGPGQKGIVFPTGPGQKGIVFLTGPGQKGIVFPTGPGQKSIVFPMGPGQKGILFPMGPGQKSIVFPTGPGQK from the coding sequence atgggactcccaatcacggccggttgtgatacagcctggaatcgaaccagggtctgtagtgacgcttctagcactgcgatgcagtgccttagaccactgcgacacTCGGGAGCCCTTGTGTTGTTTATGAAGACAAGGGAattccctacgggccctggtcaaaagggcATCGTAtcccctacgggccctggtcaaaagggcATCGTATTCCCtacgggccttggtcaaaagggcatcatattccctacgggccctggtcaaaagggcATCGTattccctacgggccctggtcaaaagggcATCGTattccctacgggccctggtcaaaagagcATTGTATTCCCTACGGGCCCGGGTCAAAAGAGCATCGTattccctacgggccctggtcaaaagggcATCGTattccctacgggccctggtcaaaagggcATCGTattccctacgggccctggtcaaaagggcATCGTAtaccctacgggccctggtcaaaagggcATCGTAtaccctacgggccctggtcaaaagggcATCGTATACCCTACGGGCCCTGGCCAAAAGGGCATCGTATTCCCTACGGGCCCTGGCCAAAAGGGCATCGTattccctacgggccctggtcaaaagggcatcctattccctacgggccctggtcaaaagggcATCGTATTCCTTACGGGCCCAGGTCAAAAGGGCATCGTattccctacgggccctggtcaaaagagcATCGTattccctacgggccctggtcaaaagggcATCGTattccctacgggccctggtcaaaagggcATCGTAtaccctacgggccctggtcaaaagggcATCGTAtaccctacgggccctggtcaaaagggcATCGTATACCCTACGGGCCCTGGCCAAAAGGGCATCGTATTCCCTACGGGCCCTGGCCAAAAGGGCATCGTattccctacgggccctggtcaaaagggcATCGTattccctacgggccctggtcaaaagggcATCGTATTCCTTACGGGCCCAGGTCAAAAGGGCATCGTattccctacgggccctggtcaaaagagcatcgtattccctatgggccctggtcaaaagggcatcctattccctatgggccctggtcaaaagagcATCGTattccctacgggccctggtcaaaagtaa